Sequence from the Acidimicrobiia bacterium genome:
CTGCGCGCCGGGTACGGGCTAACCCAGGCGATCTCCACAGTTGCCGGGGAGTCGCCCCGGCCCACCTCGGACGAGTTCGAGCGGGTGGTCGCCGAGAACCGTCTGGGGCGATCCATAGAGGACTCCATGGGGGCGCTCGCCCACCGCATGCAGAGCGAAGACCTGGGCTGGGTCGTGGAGGCGATCGAGATCCAGCACGAAGTGGGGGGCAACCTCGCCGAGGTCCTGGACACCGTCACCACCACCATCCGGGATCGCAACCTGATCAGGCGGCAGGTGCACGCCCTCAGCGCAGAGGGCCGCCTGTCGGCGATCGTGCTGCTGGCCCTTCCCTTCACCATTGCCGGGCTCATCGGGATGATCAGCCCCGACTATCTCGCCGAGCTGACGAGTTCGACGATGGGCTTGGTGATGCTCGCCGGCGGCGTGGTGATGATGGCTCTTGGAGCCGCATGGATCAGGCGGATCGTTCGGGTGGAGTACTGATGTTCGGCGTTCCCATCCAGGTCGTCGCCGCCGCCGCCATGGTGGTGGCGTCGATCCCCGTGCTCGGGTGGGCGTTCTCCGGTACCCGCTCCCACACGCCGCTGCCGCTCAGCGCCGTGGAGGGATACGTGGATGAGCGCCAGGCGGTCCTGCGCGACGGTCCTCTCGACAGGGTGATCCGACCCACACTGCGCGCCGTGGCCCGGGGGGTGGGAAGGCTGTCGCCGGCCTCATGGACTTCGGCGCTGGAACGGCGGGTGATCCTCGCCGGCCCCAACTCGGGGTGGACCGTGGAGCGCGCCCTGGCGGCCAAGTTGGTACTGGGAGTCGGTGGCGTGATGCTCGGCATCCAGGGTGTCGGCGGTGGCGGCACCAGTGGTGTCCTCGCCGGCGGGTTACTCGCCGTAGGGGGCTACGCCCTCCCCGACGTGCTGCTCCGGTCGCGGGGCCGGGAGCGGCAGAAGGAGATCCAGAAGGCTCTTCCCGACGTGCTTGACCAGCTGACCATCAGCGTCGAGGCGGGCCTCGGCTTCGACGCCGCATTGAGCCGGGTCGCAGCCACCGGCAGCGGAGCGCTGGCCGACGAGCTGCGGCGACTTCTCGGCGAGATCAAGGTGGGGGTCAGCCGCCGCGAAGCGTTGCGTCACCTGTCGGACCGCACCGATGTCCAGGAACTGAGGCACTTCACGGTCGCCCTGCAGCAGGCCGAGCAGTTCGGGCTTCCGATCGCTCGTGTGCTGCGCGTCCAGTCGTCGGAGTTGCGTGTCCGCCGGCGTCAGCGGGCCGAGGAGGAAGCCCTCAAGATCCCGGTGAAGATCGTGTTCCCCCTGGTGCTGTGCATCTTCCCGGCGCTGTTCGTGGTCCTGCTCGGCCCGGCCATGATCAGGGTGGTCAGAACCCTGCTCTGAGACCGGTCGTTGACCTTGATGGCCGTCACGGCAACGATGGGCGCCATGGCAGCGATCCCCGAGATGCCGGCGTGGTCGGTGGATGCCACGGCCTCCTTCCTCAGCCGGGCCGCCGCCGAGAGGGGGCTCTCGGAGCACACCACCGATGCCTATCGTCGCGACCTCGCCCAGTTCTTCGACTTCTGCGATCGCCTGGGACTGCGATCGGTGGCCGCCGTCGATCGCCGGGTGCTACGGACCTGGCAGGCGCAGCTGGTGACCCGGCACATGACCTCGTCTTCGATCGCCCGCAAGGTCTCTGCCGTGCGCTCCTTCTATGGCGACGCCCTGCGCCACCGGCTGGTGGAGTCCGATCCCACATCCGGGCTGCCTCCCCGCAAGAAGTCAGGTCGCCTGCCTCGGGCGGTGGGTGCAGGTGCTCTCAGCACCCTGCTCGACGGGCTGGACGGGGCCGATCCGGTGGCGGTCCGGGATCGTGCCCTGCTCGAGGTGCTCTACGGTACCGGGCTGCGGGTGGCGGAGGCATCGGCTCTCACCGTGGATCAGGTGGCTTCGGACCTGCTGCGGGTACGCGGCAAGGGCGGTCGCGATCGGTCGGTGCCACTCACCGGGAAGGCACGCATCGCGGTGGATCGGTACCTCGCCGAAGGGCGCCCCAGGCTGGTCACCGACGCATCGGGGAGCGCACTCTGGTTGGGGGTTCGCGGGGCGCCTCTGGGGACGCGCGGCGTCCGGCGGGTGGTGCAGGCGCGCGCCGGGACCTTCCCCCACGCCCTGCGCCATTCGTTCGCCACCCACCTCCTGGAGGGCGGAGCCGACCTGCGGGTCGTACAAGAGCTCCTGGGCCACATTGATCTGGCCACCACCGAGACTTACACTGCCGTGTCTCGTCACCACCTCAGGGCGACCTATGACCGATCGCACCCGCGGGCCTGAGCCGAGCGCCGCAGAGATCGAAGGCTTCTGGGAGCGGTTCAAGGAGTCGGGAGATCAAGGCGCTCGCGAGGGTCTGATCCTCCACTACTCACCGCTGGTCAAGTTCGTGGCCGGTCGGGTCGGGGCCGGGCTGCCGCGCAGCGTCGAACAGTCCGACCTGATCTCGTACGGGATGTTCGGTCTCATCGACGCCATCGACAAGTTCGAGCCGGAACGCAACATCAAGTTCGAGACCTACGCCGTGAACCGCATCAGGGGGGCCATCCTCGACGAACTGCGCGCCCTCGACTGGGTCCCGAGGTCAGTGCGGCAACGATCCCGGGAGATCCAGCGGTCGCTGGACGAGCTCGAGCATCGCCTCAAGAGGAGCGTCACCGAGGAGGAGTTGGCCGAGCACATGGGGATCTCGCTGACCGCCCTGCAGACCCAGCTGGGTGAGATCTCGACCCTGGGGTTCGTCGCCCTCGACGAGGTCGTCGATGCCGGGGACCGCGGCTCGGCGACGCTGGGGGAGATGCTCTCCGACCCCAAGGGAATCGAGCCCGGGGGCTCCTTCGAGCAGCAGGAGACCCGCTACGTGCTGGTGGATGCGATCAGCAGGCTCCCCGAGCGCGAGCGCCTGGTCGTGACCCTCTATTACTTCGAGGGGCTCACCCTGGCCGAGATCGGTGAGGTCCTGGGGGTCACCGAGTCGCGGATCTGTCAGATCCACACCAAGTCGGTGATGAGCCTGCGCAACCGGATGGCTGAGCCGGGCCTGCCGCGAGACTGAGGCGTCCCCGGCCTCGAACGCCTTCTTCCGTTGCCCGACTACCATCGCCGGCAATCACACACGCTCGCCGCAACCACCCGCGGTCGGGACGCCTGGGCGTACCGAAGGGTCGGCCGAGGGCGGGCGGAGGAACCAACCGCGAACAAGGAGGCCCACGTGGCCGTCGTCACCATGAAGCAGCTGCTGGAGGCAGGTGTCCACTTCGGGCATCAGACCCGGCGCTGGGACCCCAAGATGCGCCCGTACATCTTTTCGGAGCGCAACGGCATCCACATCATCGACCTGCGCCAGACCCTGGAGGCGGCCAACCAGGCTCACGACTTCCTGCGCGACCTGGTGGCAGGCGGAGGCAGCGTGCTCTTCGTGGGCACCAAGAAGCAGGCCCAGGCTGTGATCGAGGCGGAGGCGACCCGTGCCGGGATGCCGTTCGTCACCAGCCGCTGGCTGGGCGGGATGCTCACCAACTTCACCACGATCCACAAGCGGATCCTGTACATGCTCGAACTGGAGCGCATGGACGGCAGCGGCGAGATGGACCTGCTCCCGAAGAAGGAGCGCCTGCGTCTGCGTCGTGAGCTGACCAAGCTCCAGCAGGTGCTGGGCGGCGTGCGCACCCTGCAGCGGGCGCCGGACGCCGTGTTCATCATCGACGTCAAGGCGGAGCACATAGCCGTCACCGAGGCGAGCCGGCTCGGCATCCCGATCATCGCCGTGGTCGACACCAACTGTGACCCGGACATGATCGATCACGTCATCCCCGGAAACGACGATGCCATTCGGGCGGCCGAACTGATGGCGGGTCTCATCGCCGATGCCTGTGTGGCCGGCGCCGAGCTGGCCGGGGCCAAGGCCGAGAAGGCGGACGCCCCCAAGACCTCCAAGGCCGCCAAGGCCGATGCCGTGGGGGCTGAGACCGATGGCTGAGATCACCGCGGCGCAGGTTTCGGAGCTGCGCAAGGCGACCGGCGCCGGGATGATGGATGCCAAGCGGGCACTCGAGGAGGCCGGCGGGGACATGGATCGTGCCGCAGATATCCTCAGGGAGAAGGGCCTGGCCTCGGTGCGCAAGCGCTCCGACCGCGCCACCGACCAGGGCACCATCGGGAGTTACCTCCATCACCAGGCGGATCGTCCGGTCATTGGCGTGCTCGTCGAGCTGTCCTGCGAGACGGACTTCGTGGCCAAGTCTCAGGTCTTCCAGGATGCGGCGCGAGACATCGCCATGCACGTCGCCGCCGCCCGGCCCCGCTGGGTCCGAAGCGAGGAAGTGCCCGAGGAAGTCCTCGCCAAGGAGCGGGAGATGATCGCTGCCCAGGCCCGGCACGAGGGCAAGCCGGAAGCGGTCATCGAGAAGATCGTCGAAGG
This genomic interval carries:
- a CDS encoding tyrosine-type recombinase/integrase; translation: MAVTATMGAMAAIPEMPAWSVDATASFLSRAAAERGLSEHTTDAYRRDLAQFFDFCDRLGLRSVAAVDRRVLRTWQAQLVTRHMTSSSIARKVSAVRSFYGDALRHRLVESDPTSGLPPRKKSGRLPRAVGAGALSTLLDGLDGADPVAVRDRALLEVLYGTGLRVAEASALTVDQVASDLLRVRGKGGRDRSVPLTGKARIAVDRYLAEGRPRLVTDASGSALWLGVRGAPLGTRGVRRVVQARAGTFPHALRHSFATHLLEGGADLRVVQELLGHIDLATTETYTAVSRHHLRATYDRSHPRA
- the rpsB gene encoding 30S ribosomal protein S2; translation: MAVVTMKQLLEAGVHFGHQTRRWDPKMRPYIFSERNGIHIIDLRQTLEAANQAHDFLRDLVAGGGSVLFVGTKKQAQAVIEAEATRAGMPFVTSRWLGGMLTNFTTIHKRILYMLELERMDGSGEMDLLPKKERLRLRRELTKLQQVLGGVRTLQRAPDAVFIIDVKAEHIAVTEASRLGIPIIAVVDTNCDPDMIDHVIPGNDDAIRAAELMAGLIADACVAGAELAGAKAEKADAPKTSKAAKADAVGAETDG
- a CDS encoding translation elongation factor Ts, whose product is MAEITAAQVSELRKATGAGMMDAKRALEEAGGDMDRAADILREKGLASVRKRSDRATDQGTIGSYLHHQADRPVIGVLVELSCETDFVAKSQVFQDAARDIAMHVAAARPRWVRSEEVPEEVLAKEREMIAAQARHEGKPEAVIEKIVEGRVRSFLEDFVLYDQTFVNSDKFEGTVRAMVEALAAQMGENVSVRRFARVGVGEDLD
- a CDS encoding type II secretion system F family protein, whose translation is MFGVPIQVVAAAAMVVASIPVLGWAFSGTRSHTPLPLSAVEGYVDERQAVLRDGPLDRVIRPTLRAVARGVGRLSPASWTSALERRVILAGPNSGWTVERALAAKLVLGVGGVMLGIQGVGGGGTSGVLAGGLLAVGGYALPDVLLRSRGRERQKEIQKALPDVLDQLTISVEAGLGFDAALSRVAATGSGALADELRRLLGEIKVGVSRREALRHLSDRTDVQELRHFTVALQQAEQFGLPIARVLRVQSSELRVRRRQRAEEEALKIPVKIVFPLVLCIFPALFVVLLGPAMIRVVRTLL
- the whiG gene encoding RNA polymerase sigma factor WhiG, which codes for MTDRTRGPEPSAAEIEGFWERFKESGDQGAREGLILHYSPLVKFVAGRVGAGLPRSVEQSDLISYGMFGLIDAIDKFEPERNIKFETYAVNRIRGAILDELRALDWVPRSVRQRSREIQRSLDELEHRLKRSVTEEELAEHMGISLTALQTQLGEISTLGFVALDEVVDAGDRGSATLGEMLSDPKGIEPGGSFEQQETRYVLVDAISRLPERERLVVTLYYFEGLTLAEIGEVLGVTESRICQIHTKSVMSLRNRMAEPGLPRD